In a genomic window of Nodosilinea sp. E11:
- a CDS encoding STAS domain-containing protein, which translates to MDITRSSKIPEILKIHEAELLSEWNQELIATNTRKGLIKEVELQVECREFLKLLRVAAQSGNLSNVQATEWREVRDMLTSISRSRSQKGFTPTETATFVFSFKRPLFDRLRQQLHDPVELGEEVWQATDLLDRLGLLVIEAYQKSREEVILRQQEEMMELSTPVVKLWEGILALPIIGTLDSARTQVVMESLLQKIVETGSEVAIIDITGVPTVDTLTAQHLLKTVTAARLMGADCIISGIRPQIAQTIVYLGIDLTDVTTKATLADAFLMALKRMGTTIARK; encoded by the coding sequence ATGGATATAACTCGCAGCAGCAAAATACCGGAGATCCTGAAAATTCATGAGGCAGAACTGCTGTCGGAGTGGAATCAAGAACTGATTGCGACCAACACTCGCAAAGGGTTAATTAAAGAGGTAGAGCTACAGGTCGAGTGCCGAGAATTTCTCAAGCTGCTCCGCGTCGCGGCTCAATCGGGTAACTTGAGCAATGTTCAAGCAACGGAATGGCGAGAGGTGCGGGACATGCTGACTAGCATTTCGCGATCGCGCTCCCAAAAAGGCTTTACCCCCACTGAAACGGCTACCTTTGTCTTTTCATTCAAGCGACCGCTGTTTGACCGCCTGCGGCAGCAGCTGCACGACCCTGTTGAGCTAGGCGAAGAGGTGTGGCAAGCCACCGACCTGCTCGATCGCCTCGGGCTGCTGGTAATAGAAGCCTACCAAAAATCGCGAGAAGAAGTGATTTTGCGGCAGCAGGAAGAAATGATGGAACTGTCTACCCCAGTGGTCAAACTCTGGGAAGGCATTTTGGCACTGCCGATTATTGGCACCCTCGACAGTGCCCGGACTCAGGTGGTGATGGAGTCACTGTTGCAAAAGATTGTTGAAACCGGCTCAGAAGTCGCGATTATTGACATTACCGGAGTGCCAACCGTCGATACGCTGACCGCTCAACATTTGCTCAAAACGGTGACCGCCGCTCGCCTGATGGGGGCCGACTGTATCATCAGCGGCATTCGACCGCAAATTGCCCAAACGATTGTGTATCTCGGCATCGATTTAACCGATGTAACTACCAAAGCAACCTTAGCCGATGCCTTTCTGATGGCATTAAAGCGCATGGGAACCACGATCGCCCGTAAGTAG
- the arfB gene encoding alternative ribosome rescue aminoacyl-tRNA hydrolase ArfB → MLQITKRTAIPLSEIELSAVRSQGAGGQNVNKVATAIHLRFDINASSLSPLYKERLLNLSDSRITKDGIVIIKAQQHRTQEQNKADALDRLKALIQSVTLTPKKRKPTKPSNSAKQKRLDSKTKRGQIKSQRGNVRE, encoded by the coding sequence ATGCTGCAAATTACCAAACGCACCGCTATTCCCCTCAGCGAGATTGAGCTGAGCGCCGTTCGCTCCCAGGGGGCGGGAGGCCAAAACGTCAACAAAGTCGCCACCGCCATTCATCTGCGCTTTGATATCAACGCCTCATCCCTGTCGCCTCTATACAAAGAGCGCCTGCTTAACCTAAGCGACAGCCGCATTACCAAAGACGGCATTGTGATCATCAAAGCTCAGCAGCACCGCACTCAAGAACAAAACAAAGCTGATGCCCTCGATCGCCTTAAAGCCCTGATCCAAAGCGTCACTCTCACCCCCAAAAAACGCAAGCCCACCAAACCTTCAAACAGCGCTAAGCAAAAACGCCTCGACAGCAAAACCAAGCGAGGGCAAATCAAATCTCAGCGCGGCAACGTGCGGGAATAG
- a CDS encoding biotin transporter BioY — protein sequence MAILSLGVSFQVGAVLLTGCVGGKNAAALSQIAYLVLGLALFRVFEFPVFTQGGGLSYVREPGFGYLIGFVPAGWVCGYLAFRNPPKLETLALSSLSGLGIIHGLGIIYLTLASLLGWLQTVSASYWELLLGYSILPMPGHLVVVCAVAVLSLVLRQLLFY from the coding sequence ATGGCAATCTTATCGCTAGGGGTAAGCTTCCAGGTGGGGGCTGTGTTGCTCACCGGTTGCGTGGGGGGCAAAAACGCAGCAGCACTGTCCCAGATTGCCTACTTGGTCCTGGGGCTGGCGCTGTTTCGGGTATTTGAATTTCCGGTGTTTACCCAGGGGGGCGGGCTGAGCTACGTACGTGAGCCCGGCTTTGGCTACTTAATTGGCTTTGTGCCCGCCGGTTGGGTATGCGGCTATCTAGCCTTTCGCAACCCACCTAAGCTAGAGACCCTGGCGCTCAGCAGTCTTAGTGGTCTGGGCATCATTCATGGGCTGGGTATTATTTACCTCACTCTGGCTTCCCTGCTAGGCTGGTTGCAGACCGTATCAGCCTCCTACTGGGAGCTGCTGCTGGGATATTCTATTTTGCCGATGCCGGGACACCTGGTAGTTGTGTGCGCGGTAGCGGTGCTGTCGCTGGTGCTACGGCAGCTGTTGTTTTACTAG
- a CDS encoding DUF4383 domain-containing protein yields the protein MGQSGKLPRFACWSKTPDRDLAEYSQPRKTKSTLQRRLTMMSERNCALALGLLFTVLGLAGFIPALVSLPSPEVAGAAPLPIDLSDTYTQGFGYLFGLFPINLMHNLVHLAVGIFGLSASTTVGGARLFNRFFAISYLLIAVMGLVPVAHTVFGRMPIFGNNVWFNALTALIAGYFGFLVPEKKASISV from the coding sequence TTGGGTCAATCAGGCAAACTTCCTCGTTTTGCCTGTTGGAGTAAAACTCCAGATCGAGATTTAGCGGAATACTCTCAACCAAGAAAAACAAAATCAACCCTTCAAAGGAGATTAACGATGATGAGCGAACGCAATTGTGCACTAGCCTTAGGTCTTTTATTTACAGTCTTGGGCCTAGCCGGATTTATTCCAGCGCTGGTGTCTCTTCCCTCGCCGGAGGTCGCTGGTGCGGCACCCTTGCCGATTGATCTAAGCGACACTTACACCCAGGGCTTTGGCTATCTCTTTGGCCTTTTCCCGATCAATCTAATGCATAATCTGGTTCACCTGGCAGTTGGCATCTTTGGTCTTTCGGCCTCTACCACCGTAGGCGGTGCCCGTCTGTTTAACCGATTCTTTGCAATTTCTTATCTGTTGATTGCCGTTATGGGTCTGGTGCCTGTGGCTCACACCGTGTTTGGCCGAATGCCGATTTTTGGCAATAATGTTTGGTTTAACGCTTTAACGGCTTTGATCGCAGGTTATTTTGGGTTTCTTGTACCCGAGAAAAAAGCCAGCATCAGTGTTTAG
- a CDS encoding SDR family oxidoreductase — MQLKPINQQVVVVVGASSGIGRDAALALTQRGAQVVVAARNQAGLESLVEQIRRAGGEAIAVVADVAEFEQVNAIAEAAIATFGRIDTWVHCAAIGMLAPFEAMTIEEFRRIIDVTLMGQVYGAKVALPHLKQAGQGSLIAISSMEGRRALPLQSAYSTAKHGLEGFLESLRVELEHEGQAINITSIKPAVINTPFYNHMRTKVGVKPTGIPPYYDPRLVTTAILYAAEHPIRDYIVGDVGRLLDVTQRLSPEVVDFALAHIGFRGQRTDQPKTSQAPDGLFEPMAGYEQVKGDFTHLTVPSLSDWLVKLVLGH; from the coding sequence ATGCAACTTAAGCCAATTAACCAACAGGTGGTCGTCGTCGTAGGAGCCTCTAGCGGCATTGGTCGCGATGCGGCCTTGGCGTTGACCCAGCGGGGTGCTCAGGTGGTTGTCGCCGCGCGCAATCAGGCTGGGTTGGAGTCGTTAGTGGAGCAGATTCGACGGGCGGGGGGTGAGGCGATCGCCGTTGTGGCCGATGTCGCTGAGTTTGAGCAGGTCAATGCGATCGCTGAGGCTGCGATCGCCACCTTTGGCCGCATTGACACCTGGGTGCACTGCGCGGCGATTGGCATGCTGGCTCCCTTTGAGGCCATGACCATCGAAGAATTTCGGCGGATCATCGATGTCACCCTGATGGGCCAGGTGTATGGGGCTAAGGTGGCCCTGCCTCACCTCAAGCAAGCGGGACAGGGCTCGCTCATTGCCATTTCGTCGATGGAGGGACGACGGGCGCTACCTTTGCAGAGTGCCTACTCCACGGCCAAGCATGGGCTAGAGGGCTTTCTGGAATCGCTGCGGGTAGAGCTAGAGCACGAGGGGCAAGCTATCAACATCACCAGCATCAAGCCAGCGGTGATCAATACCCCTTTCTACAACCACATGCGTACCAAGGTCGGCGTTAAGCCCACGGGCATTCCCCCCTACTACGACCCACGCTTAGTCACGACTGCGATTCTCTACGCCGCCGAGCACCCGATTCGCGACTACATTGTGGGTGATGTGGGCCGCCTGCTCGATGTCACCCAGCGGTTGTCGCCAGAGGTGGTCGACTTTGCCCTGGCCCACATTGGCTTTCGGGGTCAGCGTACCGATCAGCCCAAAACCTCCCAGGCCCCAGACGGCTTGTTTGAACCGATGGCTGGCTATGAGCAAGTGAAGGGAGATTTTACCCATCTCACGGTGCCGAGTTTGTCAGATTGGCTGGTGAAGCTGGTGTTGGGGCACTAA
- the lspA gene encoding signal peptidase II produces the protein MRVRNRWFWIAAGVGLTLDQLTKFWVAQAFELTTPPDSMPIWPGVFYFTYVTNSGAAFSLFSNNGEWLKWLSMAVSLGLIALGLKARLPNRWEQLGYGLILSGALGNGIDRLLFGEVIDFLDFRLIRFPIFNVADVCINIGIVCLLVAALREPPK, from the coding sequence ATGAGAGTACGCAATCGTTGGTTTTGGATAGCTGCTGGGGTAGGGCTGACGCTCGATCAGCTGACTAAGTTTTGGGTCGCTCAAGCTTTTGAACTCACTACGCCCCCCGATTCAATGCCGATCTGGCCAGGGGTGTTTTACTTTACCTACGTGACCAACAGCGGCGCGGCCTTTAGCCTGTTTAGCAACAATGGCGAATGGCTCAAGTGGCTGTCGATGGCGGTGAGTTTGGGTCTGATTGCCCTGGGGCTCAAAGCCAGATTGCCCAACCGCTGGGAGCAGCTGGGCTATGGGCTAATTTTGAGTGGGGCGCTAGGCAACGGCATCGATCGCCTGCTGTTTGGCGAGGTGATTGATTTTCTCGACTTTCGCCTGATTCGCTTCCCCATTTTTAATGTGGCCGACGTGTGCATCAACATCGGCATTGTCTGCCTGCTGGTGGCGGCCCTGAGGGAGCCGCCCAAGTGA
- a CDS encoding aldo/keto reductase family protein, producing MKYRQLGDSDLTVSEIALGSWLTYGGGVERQQAEACVHKAFEVGINFIDTANVYGRGAAESFLGEVLRGRDRSSYVLATKVFFPMSPSDQGLSAAQIYKQIDASLQRLGTDYVDLYQCHRFDPKTPLEETMAALSDIVHQGKARYIGFSEWQPTQIQAALDLANTEKFVSSQPQYSMLWRQPQAEVFPLCAANGIGQIVWSPLAQGVLTGKYKPGASPPADSRAANDQMNGFMDEVRRDRVLSAVQNLQPIAQRLNLSMAQLALAWILQDERVTAAIVGASRPEQLTDNAAASGVHLSPEVLQEIDQVLSPALPQPTER from the coding sequence ATGAAATATCGGCAGTTGGGAGACAGCGATCTGACCGTTTCAGAAATTGCGCTGGGGTCATGGTTAACCTATGGCGGCGGGGTGGAGCGACAGCAGGCCGAAGCCTGTGTGCACAAAGCCTTTGAGGTCGGCATCAACTTCATCGACACGGCCAATGTCTATGGGCGGGGAGCCGCCGAGTCATTTTTGGGGGAGGTGCTGCGGGGGCGCGATCGCAGTTCTTACGTGTTGGCCACCAAGGTGTTTTTCCCCATGTCGCCTAGCGATCAAGGGCTGTCAGCCGCGCAAATCTACAAGCAGATCGATGCCTCATTACAGCGTCTGGGTACCGATTATGTCGATCTCTACCAATGCCACCGCTTCGATCCAAAAACTCCCCTAGAAGAAACCATGGCCGCGCTGAGTGATATCGTGCACCAGGGCAAAGCGCGCTACATCGGCTTTAGCGAATGGCAGCCGACTCAGATTCAAGCGGCTCTAGACCTGGCCAATACCGAAAAATTTGTCTCCAGCCAGCCGCAGTATTCGATGCTGTGGCGACAGCCCCAGGCCGAGGTGTTTCCCCTCTGTGCCGCCAACGGCATTGGCCAAATCGTCTGGTCACCCCTGGCCCAGGGGGTGCTCACCGGCAAATACAAGCCCGGTGCCTCACCCCCTGCCGACTCCCGCGCCGCCAATGACCAGATGAATGGGTTTATGGATGAGGTAAGGCGCGATCGCGTCCTCAGTGCCGTTCAAAACCTCCAGCCCATAGCCCAGCGACTCAACCTCTCTATGGCCCAACTGGCTCTCGCCTGGATTTTGCAGGACGAGCGGGTCACCGCCGCCATTGTTGGGGCTAGTCGCCCTGAGCAGTTGACCGACAATGCGGCGGCTTCTGGAGTGCATCTAAGTCCTGAGGTGCTTCAGGAAATCGATCAAGTCCTATCCCCAGCTCTACCTCAGCCGACGGAGCGGTAA
- a CDS encoding alpha-amylase family glycosyl hydrolase — MANSIEFELFAPYNKGVVLTGSFSEGKDIPMEKGDDGYFRTHVELDDGQYDYKFRVQSRSFFLEPDEWIDVIDPKAMHVDESHQTAVMQIKDGMPIVDDYVWCHDDKWLPQNDELIIYEILVSDFSGGEDDPYARGQFKHITEKLDYLCELGVNAIELMPIHEFPGEQSWGYNTHHYFAPEAAYGSSKDLKRLIDECHARGIRVILDIILNHSGSEAPLTKIDYTYWYHREPKDTEQNWGPEFNYDHYDEKLELCPAREFVKDVLQFWIAEYHIDGFRFDAVSQMGHFDFLGQLADENRQQAQPKPFYNIGELIPESPDATNFDGPLDGCWRDGFLHQIRPLLWGDETDIETVKELIDAKRAGYLGAVNAINYLSNHDHDRLMVQLANHEIFDEAAFKRVKLGAVLVMTAMGVPLIWMGEEFGDYHPKTLESAKIDWSLLSNDPNHDLLEHYRGLIHLRKDNHALRTENVDFFYEDVESKVLAYIRWNDEGSRIVVVINFSGQYLADYNVRNFPQNGTWHEWTNDYDVEVNDGVLTTDLPEYEAKVLVV, encoded by the coding sequence ATGGCTAACTCGATCGAGTTCGAGCTGTTTGCCCCTTACAACAAGGGTGTAGTTTTGACTGGCTCCTTTAGCGAGGGGAAAGACATCCCCATGGAGAAAGGAGACGATGGCTATTTTCGTACCCATGTCGAACTAGATGATGGTCAGTACGATTACAAATTTCGAGTTCAGTCGAGAAGTTTTTTTCTAGAACCCGATGAATGGATCGACGTGATCGATCCTAAGGCCATGCATGTCGACGAGAGCCATCAAACTGCTGTTATGCAGATTAAAGATGGTATGCCCATTGTCGATGATTATGTTTGGTGCCACGACGACAAATGGCTGCCGCAGAATGACGAGCTGATCATTTACGAAATTCTAGTCAGTGACTTTTCCGGTGGCGAAGACGATCCCTACGCGCGAGGGCAATTTAAGCACATTACCGAAAAACTTGATTACCTTTGTGAATTAGGGGTCAACGCCATTGAGCTTATGCCCATTCATGAGTTTCCGGGTGAGCAGAGTTGGGGATATAACACCCACCACTACTTTGCTCCGGAAGCGGCCTACGGCAGCAGCAAAGATCTGAAACGATTGATAGACGAGTGCCATGCTCGAGGTATTCGCGTCATTTTAGACATTATTCTCAACCACTCTGGCTCTGAGGCTCCACTGACCAAAATTGATTACACCTACTGGTACCACCGCGAGCCTAAAGACACTGAGCAAAACTGGGGGCCAGAATTTAACTACGACCACTATGACGAAAAGCTAGAGCTATGTCCTGCTCGGGAATTTGTCAAAGATGTCCTTCAATTTTGGATTGCGGAATACCACATTGATGGCTTTAGATTTGATGCCGTTAGCCAGATGGGTCACTTTGACTTTTTGGGCCAGCTAGCCGACGAAAATCGCCAACAAGCTCAGCCCAAGCCGTTCTACAACATTGGTGAGCTAATTCCTGAATCGCCTGATGCTACCAACTTTGATGGCCCCCTTGATGGCTGTTGGCGCGATGGCTTTTTGCATCAGATTCGGCCCCTGCTGTGGGGAGATGAGACCGATATAGAAACGGTTAAAGAACTGATTGATGCGAAGCGGGCAGGCTATTTAGGGGCGGTTAATGCTATCAACTACCTGAGTAACCACGACCACGATCGCCTCATGGTTCAGTTGGCCAACCATGAGATCTTTGACGAAGCGGCCTTTAAACGGGTCAAGCTAGGTGCCGTCTTGGTGATGACGGCGATGGGTGTGCCGTTAATTTGGATGGGGGAAGAATTTGGAGACTACCATCCCAAAACGTTGGAATCGGCCAAGATTGATTGGTCACTGTTAAGTAATGATCCTAACCATGACCTGTTAGAACACTATCGAGGGCTCATTCATCTGCGCAAAGACAATCATGCCCTGCGCACAGAAAATGTGGATTTCTTCTATGAGGACGTAGAGTCTAAGGTGCTGGCCTACATTCGTTGGAATGATGAAGGCTCTCGGATTGTCGTGGTGATCAATTTTTCTGGGCAATACCTGGCTGACTATAACGTTCGAAATTTTCCCCAAAATGGCACCTGGCATGAATGGACAAATGATTACGATGTCGAGGTTAACGATGGGGTTTTGACGACCGATTTACCAGAGTACGAAGCTAAGGTGCTGGTGGTTTAA